One part of the Mya arenaria isolate MELC-2E11 chromosome 3, ASM2691426v1 genome encodes these proteins:
- the LOC128228198 gene encoding uncharacterized protein LOC128228198: MATYTCENNASLVGNPTMVCQVQLGAWNGTEPRCSCPFLNDIENGVVTVDEAFLTATYVCDVNYTLTGGVLRTCDKSTYIWSGSEPSCVIEEATGGGAEATSGGTNLLPVVIVFAILTVVFGVGFAVALLYIFKLRKGKHNNKRPENHPPPNFDANHFKSSKTSPRSNGTDDTNSLLAGDGRLHSFQFLSRPPMEHRQHLLTSASSAIPRSSRAPHGHMNLGNFPKGKTQSDISAGNLNLHLIRETTTSSIYSGNPAPWSKHGDNDALESSMDSTIIKSHKKNILPAIIEKKNNSKPLSSPRKHKKESFGRRLKRQNSVGTTHGTELSLKDGQGEVVLGIGHKTYYR; the protein is encoded by the exons ATGGCAACATACACATGTGAGAACAATGCAAGCCTCGTCGGGAACCCGACCATGGTTTGTCAGGTTCAGTTGGGCGCTTGGAATGGAACAGAGCCACGTTGCT CTTGCCCGTTCCTCAACGATATCGAAAATGGGGTTGTGACAGTTGACGAAGCGTTTTTGACAGCGACGTATGTGTGTGACGTAAATTACACGTTGACGGGAGGCGTATTAAGGACGTGTGATAAGTCAACGTATATTTGGTCCGGATCAGAACCATCCTGTG TCATAGAAGAAGCCACGGGTGGCGGAGCCGAGGCCACCAGCGGGGGCACTAATCTACTTCCAGTGGTTATCGTGTTTGCGATTCTCACTGTTGTCTTCGGCGTGGGGTTTGCCGTTGCTCTTCTTTACATCTTTAAGCTTCGCAAAGGCAAACACAACAACAAGAGACCAG AAAACCACCCACCACCCAATTTTGACGCCAACCATTTTAAGTCCTCCAAAACCTCTCCACGTAGTAACGGCACGGACGACACAAATAGCCTTTTAGCAGGCGATGGCAGGCTACACAGCTTCCAGTTCCTGTCGCGTCCGCCCATGGAGCACCGCCAGCATCTCCTAACTTCCGCTTCCTCCGCGATCCCACGGTCCTCACGAGCGCCACATGGTCACATGAATCTGGG AAATTTTCCAAAAGGGAAAACGCAGTCGGATATATCTGCTGGAAACTTGAATCTTCATCTTATTCGTGAGACTACGACAAGCTCCATATATTCAGGCAATCCTGCCCCTTGGAGTAAACACGGCGACAACGACGCCCTGGAATCCTCCATGGATTCCACAATCATTAAATCGCACAAAAAGAACATACTTCCTGCCATcatagaaaagaaaaataattcaaaaccgTTATCTAGCCCTCGAAAACACAAGAAAGAATCGTTCGGAAGGCGACTGAAGCGTCAAAACTCTGTAGGAACGACACACGGAACGGAGTTGTCCCTCAAAGACGGGCAAGGTGaagtagtgttgggaatcggacatAAAACATACTATCGATAA
- the LOC128228287 gene encoding uncharacterized protein LOC128228287 translates to MKTLDIISTWIRIVIFSDILKSTGCTCQWPDGLADSTWLDSEKGELLFTSDHVTGYDVTHVVTSSTFDTWDCWIYNETGDILVMRSVDAFAPFFVTFSTTYRCLQLKKITDNSYRYYELSPIQEDMENAERMYVNEASDVTNMAELCSRDLGASGSEFKVMIKSGSESAARVTCPYALLADYTFTYTSSDGSVTCRADDVGTLGMCANTEEVAVTAPSCSRYPLYASSSTSVCVDVLEVSGHTYTSLFNGGSTSTDSALFACVGLSADGLSLSVSPLYCRKNQVPTELPVANTGANIGAVLNLTATSGIEFSKFVSCPFYK, encoded by the exons atgaaaactttggATATCATATCTACTTGGATACGTATTGTGATTTTTTCAGACATCTTAAAATCAACAG GTTGTACGTGTCAATGGCCGGATGGTCTGGCGGACAGCACATGGCTGGACAGTGAGAAGGGTGAGCTCTTGTTTACGTCAGACCACGTGACCGGATATGACGTCACGCATGTGGTCACTTCCAGCACATTTGACACGTGGGACTGTTGGATTTATAATGAGACAGGCGACATTCTCGTCATGAG ATCGGTCGATGCATTTGCTCCATTTTTCGTGACATTTTCTACAACATACAGATGTTTGCAACTGAAGAAAATTACAGATAACTCCTACAGATATTACGAGCTATCCC CAATTCAAGAAGACATGGAGAACGCTGAGCGAATGTACGTCAACGAAGCAAGTGACGTCACGAACATGGCAGAGCTGTGTTCACGTGACCTAGGGGCAAGCGGGTCAGAGTTCAAAGTCATGATCAAATCGG GAAGCGAGAGTGCTGCACGTGTAACGTGTCCATACGCCCTACTGGCGGACTATACGTTCACTTACACGTCAAGTGACGGTAGCGTTACTTGTAGAGCGGATGATGTCGGAACTCTGGGAATGTGCGCCAACACGGAGGAAGTGGCCGTCACAGCGCCGTCTTGTTCACGCTATCCACTCTATGCTA GTAGCAGCACGAGCGTGTGTGTTGACGTTCTGGAGGTCAGTGGCCACACGTACACCAGTCTCTTCAACGGCGGCTCAACGTCTACGGACAGCGCATTGTTTGCATGCGTG GGTCTGAGTGCTGACGGACTCTCACTGTCCGTTTCGCCCCTCTACTGTCGGAAGAATCAGGTTCCCACAGAACTTCCGGTTGCCAACACAGGGGCCAATATAGGGGCTGTGCTCAACCTCACTGCTACATCCGGTATTGAATTTAGTAAATTTGTGTCATGTCCTTTCTACAAGTAA
- the LOC128228197 gene encoding uncharacterized protein LOC128228197 translates to MLISNKNGLVSIVLFLGVHLFRKGDGACMWPTEFRDSQFYDSSRGALTFFTTTMEGWAFEPTAGSGDVYSRWECLSASAFSSSGVIMMVTNQTFPLFSQQYYAYLCITITSVTSASYMYYINHRIETNLNHERLFIYPVNSLTDQGTICSTNLGSSGGEYQMLVRIGTEQQAKVDCPWPLLGRYGYTYTTSSGDTSCDLTTSDLGVCSDTQQFTFDYTACSTRVSYSQSDTVWCVNTVSDGDTNYVMLFNGNDNDALIDNVDFYKFTCMAISDDSSAASVAPMYCRPNQIPTDFAQTASGNNLGSKLEFGAAKETCRK, encoded by the exons atgttgatttcaaataagaatgGATTAGTTTCAATTGTTCTGTTTCTAGGAGTGCATTTATTTAGAAAAG GTGATGGCGCATGCATGTGGCCAACGGAGTTCCGAGACTCCCAGTTTTACGACAGCTCCCGGGGTGCCCTCACATTCTTCACGACCACCATGGAAGGCTGGGCTTTCGAGCCGACAGCCGGTTCTGGTGATGTGTACTCGAGGTGGGAATGTCTGTCCGCCAGCGCGTTCTCGTCCTCTGGTGTCATAATGATGGT aACCAATCAGACGTTTCCCCTGTTCAGCCAACAGTACTACGCCTACCTGTGTATCACCATTACCTCCGTGACCTCCGCCTCGTACATGTACTACATTAACCATA GAATAGAGACGAACTTAAATCACGAGCGGCTGTTCATATACCCAGTGAACAGCCTCACGGACCAGGGAACAATCTGCTCAACAAACTTGGGGTCTTCCGGTGGAGAGTACCAGATGCTTGTACGGATAG GAACTGAACAACAAGCAAAGGTCGACTGCCCCTGGCCGCTCCTTGGTCGCTATGGCTACACGTATACTACGTCATCAGGTGATACGTCATGCGATCTGACAACTTCCGATCTTGGCGTCTGTTCAGATACGCAACAATTTACCTTTGATTACACCGCATGCTCAACCAGAGTCTCATATTCAC AGTCGGACACAGTATGGTGTGTGAACACAGTTTCCGATGGGGACACAAACTACGTGATGTTGTTTAACGGCAACGACAATGACGCCTTGATTGACAATGTCGATTTCTACAAATTTACGTGCATG GCAATATCGGATGATAGCAGCGCAGCGTCCGTGGCCCCAATGTATTGTCGACCAAACCAGATTCCGACAGACTTCGCTCAGACAGCAAGCGGTAATAATCTTGGTTCAAAACTGGAATTTGGCGCAGCAAAAG AGACCTGCCGTAAGTAG